One region of Danio aesculapii chromosome 7, fDanAes4.1, whole genome shotgun sequence genomic DNA includes:
- the zgc:194252 gene encoding CLECT domain-containing protein encodes MRCGNKSLKTFINVKCHIYLYLTAELEIMKTLIAVLFFLSLFGVSLGVYRLHFFINKTLSWQDAQTYCRQNYDDLSTVRGTDLEALSNNPLIKENYFWIGLQNNRNQWIWSTGEEARVTFWDNGEPTILLGGNCGSVNKKTFKASNVGCNDQLRFYCMFVFELIVIHQESTWEEALLYCPQHYLSLAIINSQDIMEEAKINSTVAHTDDLWIGLRFLAGSWFWVNGEGVRYKAWSSDGELQCPATNQRCGVYNRAQEVWKPTDCVRRLNFLCVKRKYIN; translated from the coding sequence ATGAGGTGTGGTAACAAGTCCTTAAAAACATTTATCAATGTGAAATGCCACATTTATTTGTATCTCACTGCTGAACTGGAGATCATGAAGACTTTGattgcagtgctgttttttctGAGTCTCTTTGGAGTCTCTTTGGGCGTCTACAGACTTCATTTCTTCATCAATAAGACTTTGTCTTGGCAAGATGCACAAACGTATTGCAGACAGAACTACGATGACTTGTCCACCGTCAGAGGTACAGATTTGGAGGCCTTATCGAACAATCCGCTGATTAAAGAGAATTATTTTTGGATTGGACTGCAGAATAACCGTAACCAGTGGATCTGGTCCACAGGCGAGGAGGCGAGGGTAACATTTTGGGATAATGGAGAACCAACGATTTTGTTAGGAGGCAACTGTGGAAGTGTCAACAAAAAGACATTCAAAGCATCGAATGTAGGCTGCAATGACCAGCTGCGCTTTTATTGCATGTTCGTGTTTGAGCTGATCGTCATTCATCAAGAAAGCACATGGGAAGAAGCTCTGCTTTACTGCCCTCAACACTACCTCAGTCTGGCAATAATAAACTCACAGGACATCATGGAAGAAGCCAAGATTAACAGCACAGTAGCCCATACAGATGACTTGTGGATCGGCCTGCGCTTTCTAGCTGGGAGCTGGTTTTGGGTGAATGGAGAAGGTGTTAGATATAAAGCCTGGTCTTCAGATGGAGAGCTTCAGTGTCCTGCTACGAATCAGAGATGTGGAGTTTATAACCGAGCGCAGGAGGTTTGGAAACCCACTGACTGTGTGCGGAGACTCAACTTTCTGTGTGTCAAGAGGAAATATATTAACTGA
- the hacd4 gene encoding very-long-chain (3R)-3-hydroxyacyl-CoA dehydratase 4 isoform X3: protein MLLANVIFYRFSLSFTYLFSYNLLQFCGHTWIFSNMTARFLSFGKDAQVGTFYFVAVMMGACQLLSLLELFHIADGFDECRLFPRFMQVMERNVLLFLLISLEEFQSKPIVCVQFYLWNILGLLRYPHRLFCVIGTPYFKMLWVHQTLTIPVYLMSAVTEGSSITVLLLLKERKENLESWNKKLNKD, encoded by the exons ATGTTACTTGCAAATGTGATCTTTTACAGATTTAGCCTCAGCTTTACATATCTCTTTTCATACAACTTGCTTCAATTCTGTGGACACACATGGATTTTCTCAAACATGACAGCCAGATTTCTCTCTTTTGGAAAAG ATGCCCAGGTTGGCACTTTCTACTTTGTGGCTGTCATGATGGGCGCCTGTCAGCTTCTATCTTTGTTAGAGCTGTTTCACATAGCAGATGGTTTTGATGAGTGCAGACTTTTCCCTCGCTTTATGCAG gTAATGGAGAGAAATGTCCTATTGTTCCTCCTCATCAGTCTGGAGGAGTTTCAGAGCAAACCAatagtgtgtgtgcagttttATCTATGGAATATTCTGGGCCTTCTAAG GTATCCACATCGGTTGTTTTGCGTTATAGGCACAccatattttaaaatgctatgGGTGCATCAAACACTAACAATTCCAGTGTACTTGATGTCTGCTGTCACAGAAG GGTCCAGTATAACAGTACTGCTCTTGCTGAAGGAGAGAAAAGAGAATCTGGAGAGCTGGAATAAGAAACTGAACAAAGACTAA
- the hacd4 gene encoding very-long-chain (3R)-3-hydroxyacyl-CoA dehydratase 4 isoform X2, which translates to MDFLKHDSQISLFWKSVLFLDAQVGTFYFVAVMMGACQLLSLLELFHIADGFDECRLFPRFMQVMERNVLLFLLISLEEFQSKPIVCVQFYLWNILGLLRYPHRLFCVIGTPYFKMLWVHQTLTIPVYLMSAVTEGISIFLMLPYLSESDGTESVQLKVPAPMYMYSTYIVMGWILLLILGSSITVLLLLKERKENLESWNKKLNKD; encoded by the exons ATGGATTTTCTCAAACATGACAGCCAGATTTCTCTCTTTTGGAAAAG TGTTTTGTTCTTAGATGCCCAGGTTGGCACTTTCTACTTTGTGGCTGTCATGATGGGCGCCTGTCAGCTTCTATCTTTGTTAGAGCTGTTTCACATAGCAGATGGTTTTGATGAGTGCAGACTTTTCCCTCGCTTTATGCAG gTAATGGAGAGAAATGTCCTATTGTTCCTCCTCATCAGTCTGGAGGAGTTTCAGAGCAAACCAatagtgtgtgtgcagttttATCTATGGAATATTCTGGGCCTTCTAAG GTATCCACATCGGTTGTTTTGCGTTATAGGCACAccatattttaaaatgctatgGGTGCATCAAACACTAACAATTCCAGTGTACTTGATGTCTGCTGTCACAGAAG gaATAAGCATTTTCCTAATGTTGCCATACTTGTCTGAATCTGATGGAACAGAATCAGTCCAACTTAAAGTTCCTGCGCCGATGTATATGTATTCTACATATATTGTTATGGGTTGGATACTACTTCTTATATTAG GGTCCAGTATAACAGTACTGCTCTTGCTGAAGGAGAGAAAAGAGAATCTGGAGAGCTGGAATAAGAAACTGAACAAAGACTAA
- the hacd4 gene encoding very-long-chain (3R)-3-hydroxyacyl-CoA dehydratase 4 isoform X1: protein MTARFLSFGKDAQVGTFYFVAVMMGACQLLSLLELFHIADGFDECRLFPRFMQVMERNVLLFLLISLEEFQSKPIVCVQFYLWNILGLLRYPHRLFCVIGTPYFKMLWVHQTLTIPVYLMSAVTEGISIFLMLPYLSESDGTESVQLKVPAPMYMYSTYIVMGWILLLILGSSITVLLLLKERKENLESWNKKLNKD from the exons ATGACAGCCAGATTTCTCTCTTTTGGAAAAG ATGCCCAGGTTGGCACTTTCTACTTTGTGGCTGTCATGATGGGCGCCTGTCAGCTTCTATCTTTGTTAGAGCTGTTTCACATAGCAGATGGTTTTGATGAGTGCAGACTTTTCCCTCGCTTTATGCAG gTAATGGAGAGAAATGTCCTATTGTTCCTCCTCATCAGTCTGGAGGAGTTTCAGAGCAAACCAatagtgtgtgtgcagttttATCTATGGAATATTCTGGGCCTTCTAAG GTATCCACATCGGTTGTTTTGCGTTATAGGCACAccatattttaaaatgctatgGGTGCATCAAACACTAACAATTCCAGTGTACTTGATGTCTGCTGTCACAGAAG gaATAAGCATTTTCCTAATGTTGCCATACTTGTCTGAATCTGATGGAACAGAATCAGTCCAACTTAAAGTTCCTGCGCCGATGTATATGTATTCTACATATATTGTTATGGGTTGGATACTACTTCTTATATTAG GGTCCAGTATAACAGTACTGCTCTTGCTGAAGGAGAGAAAAGAGAATCTGGAGAGCTGGAATAAGAAACTGAACAAAGACTAA